A single window of Dermacentor albipictus isolate Rhodes 1998 colony chromosome 1, USDA_Dalb.pri_finalv2, whole genome shotgun sequence DNA harbors:
- the Dhps gene encoding probable deoxyhypusine synthase, which yields MSAECEPALAVESVLRRSGELPVNEKIEVKGYDFNDGVDYARILESYKRSGFQATHFDRAVSEINRMLECRSVPLEKDQLDEHETDEFIRRKYGCTIFLGYTSNMASAGVRDIIRFLVEHKMVDCIVTTAGGVEEDLIKCLAPTYVGDFALKGSSLRDLGINRIGNLLAPNDNYCLFENWVIPIFNKMLEEQRMHGAIWSPSKMIEMFGKEINDKRSIYYWAAKNKIPVFCPALTDGSLGDMIYFHSYRNPGLIVDIAQDIRRINSIAVKAVRSGMVIVGGGLVKHHICNSNMMRNGADFAVYLNTGAEFDGSDSGATPDEAVSWGKIRKDAHPVKIYADATLVFPLLVARTFATWHFQNKQRANGDKGSVL from the exons ATGAGCGCTGAATGCGAACCGGCACTTGCGGTGGAATCAGTATTAAGAAGGTCAGGAGAGCTGCCGGTTAACGAAAAAATCGAAGTTAAAGGCTATGATTTCAACGATGGCGTCGACTACGCCCGCATTCTTGAAAGCTACAAGCGCTCAGGCTTTCAGGCGACGCATTTTGATCGTGCTGTCAGCGAGATAAACCGCATG CTGGAATGCAGATCTGTGCCTCTCGAGAAGGATCAGCTGGATGAGCATGAAACTGACGAGTTCATTCGTAGGAAGTACGGCTGCACAATTTTTCTGGGCTACACCTCCAACATGGCGTCTGCCGGTGTCAGAGACATCATCAGATTTCTTGTGGAACACAAAATG GTTGATTGTATAGTGACAACTGCAGGCGGTGTTGAAGAGGACCTTATTAAGTGTCTGGCACCTACCTATGTTGGAGACTTTGCCCTCAAAGGAAGTTCACTCCGTGATTTAGGCATCAATCGCATTGGAAACTTACTGGCTCCAAATGACAATTATTGCCTCTTTGAGAACTGGGTCATTCCAATTTTCAACAAGATGCTTGAAGAGCAGCGCATGCATGGGGCCATCTGGTCTCCATCGAAAATGATAGAAATGTTTGGAAAGGAAATCAATGACAAGAGGTCTATCTATTACTGGGCTGCAAAGAACAAGATTCCAGTATTCTGCCCTGCACTAACTGATGGCTCCCTTGGAGACATGATCTACTTTCATTCATACCGAAATCCAGGTCTGATTGTAGACATAGCTCAAGACATTCGTCGTATTAATTCAATTGCAGTGAAAGCAGTGCGATCTGGTATGGTGATTGTAGGTGGTGGACTTGTAAAGCACCACATCTGCAACTCAAACATGATGCGCAATGGTGCAGATTTTGCAGTATATCTGAATACAGGTGCAGAGTTTGATGGCAGTGATTCAGGGGCAACTCCTGATGAAGCAGTGTCATGGGGGAAAATTCGCAAAGATGCTCACCCTGTAAAAATTTATGCAGATGCCACACTTGTGTTTCCTCTCTTAGTTGCACGAACATTTGCCACTTGGCACTTCCAGAACAAGCAACGGGCAAATGGTGACAAAGGAAGTGTGCTTTGA